The stretch of DNA TGAGCTTGTACCTCATGGCGGATCTCCGAAGATAGACCTAATACAAAGCAGGTCATTAGGAATGCTGGTGCAAGAATAATTGGCAATGCACTCAAATTTGGTATGGTAAGGTAGTGATTAAAGATCCATTTTGGGCAAGCTTAAACAAAGTGCCTTTAGGATCATTGTAGTGGGACGAAACTAATTGAGTTTAGAGAGCCTGAAGAAGTCCCAGCCATGCCGCAATAAACCTTGTTCTGGAACACCCATCAGTACCAGCTTAAAGCAGGAACCTCCGTATAGAAAGAGGCAATGATGAGCTGCACTTCCTCCAAGGTTCCTTGATAGTTGATGAATTGCAAGATTTTGACCATCCATCCCAAGGGATCGTGGCTGTCAAACTGTGGAACCTCAAGTTTAATATGAGGATGATGCAAGGAGGGTGGTGTTAGTGTTGTATTGGATGGTGTAGTGGTAGTGAAACTAGAGATATAATCCAGAATGGTCTCAACCTTGAGGGGCTTCTTTGTAGTCATCTTAGATTGGCCATGTTGCTAACATTATACTTTGTCTTTTTTGTTGAGCAAATTGTTTTCTCTAACGTGAAAATGGTGAATCAAACTGCTAATGAATTATTACACCGGCGCTTGTAGAGGTTCGTCTACACTATCAGAACAATTCAAGGATCCctcattgtttcttctttcgTCAATATCTTCCTTGGGTTTAGCAAGACATGGGGAAACTTGACAAGGTAAACCTCATGACTTGttttccctttttattttaagttcatGGTCAATGTTTAAAGTAAcatctttagttatttttaattgtaaattattaattaatcttcTTATCTGAACAGGCTGTTTAGTCCCATTAGTATTGTACCTGTGGTATGTGTGGTGGGTCTTGGTCTGTTCTCCAGGGGCTTTCCATTGGTAAATATTCCTAATGATCTTCctttaatattattgtaaaagACATAAACAGGTTATTTAGTAAATTTTCATGTGATGGCAAATGCTTGATGGACTTTGGGGTGCAGCATAGCTGAGATGTCAAAGTTCATAGTGATGCCTAACATGACCTTATTTGGAAGAATTTGTGAACTCATCTTTCCTCTTCTGTGCAGCTTGCAAATTGTGTGCAAATTGGCTTACCTATGCTCATTCTACTTGTCATAACACAACAGGTTTATATCTTGTCCGAAACAATTTCTTAGATGAGTTTTTTCTTTGATACTAATAtgccctttttcttttctgtatGACAGTATTTGAAGCGTCTTCATCATGCTGCACATCATGTACTTGAGAGGTTTGCTTTACTTCTCTGCATCGCTGTCATATGGGCATTTGCTGCTATCCTTACTGTCGCAGGTGCGTATAATACTGCTAAAGCTCAGACCCGAGTGAGTTGTCGCACTGATAGCTCTTACCTTATGTCTTCTGCTCCATGGTATGTTCACAAAACAATCAGTTCAACAGTTTATTTGAGTTTCAGTGCTGTTTCTGGAACTTTATAACaacaattaaattgattttttattccAGGATTAAAGTTCCATATCCATTCCAGTGGGGTACCCCCATTTTCAGAGCTAGTCATGTCTTTGGGATGATGGGGGCTGCACTTGTATCTTCTGCTGAGGTCTATCAACTAttccttaattttttgaatGCTACATGTAGCTCTAATAATTTATGTTCATTCTCACTTTTGAAGAATTTGACAGCTTTGCCCTGtggaaaattattattattattattctttctgTATATATGCCAttattttctgtcaattttcatcaaattgATAATCTAATGTGGAGTTTTCTCCTTGATGAAATTTCGAATGCAGTCAACTGGTGCTTTCTTTGCTGCAGCCAGGCTTTCTGGTGCAACACCACCTCCTGCACATGTGCTCAGCCGAAGCATTGGGTTTCAGGTGATTCTTGCTTCTGAACAATTAATTTAGTTGTTCTTTTATATTGTTGCAAAATCTTGATATGCATGTAACACTTATCACTGACTCATGTTTCTCACCCTTCCAAATGGCAGGGTATTGGCATGCTGATTGAAGGCATATTTGGTTCTGTTGTTGGTACTACTGTATCTGTGTAAGAAAGCAGTGTCTTAAGAACTCCACATGTCCCAcatgtcatttttttatcttagatTAAGAATTGTATGAGTAATAATCTAACAAATTTTTTGACGATTGCAGTGAAAATGTAGGCCTACTTGGTCTAACACATATAGGGAGCCGCAGAGTTGTGCAGATATCATGtggtttcatgatcttcttctctattttcGGTACTATATTCCACCTGAAACTCACGTGGCTACTAGATTTTTCTTTCAGTTTTACATTTCTGGTGTAATCAATTTACTTCTTCTTTCAGGGAAATTTGGAGCCTTTTTCGCATCGATTCCCCTACCGATATTTGCTGCTATATACTGTGTTTTGTATGGTATTGTGGGTAGGTGCTGCTGCTATGCT from Vigna unguiculata cultivar IT97K-499-35 chromosome 8, ASM411807v1, whole genome shotgun sequence encodes:
- the LOC114194424 gene encoding nucleobase-ascorbate transporter 3, coding for MGEEHHHAPPPVQAPPAGPPPPNLALSRGPVWNPAEQLLQLHYCIHSNPSWPEALLLGFQHYIVMLGTTVLIATTLVPAMGGNHGDKAHVIQSLLFMSGVNTLLQTLFGSRLPTVMGGSFAFLLPVLSIINDYTDRTFPSEHERFVYTIRTIQGSLIVSSFVNIFLGFSKTWGNLTRLFSPISIVPVVCVVGLGLFSRGFPLLANCVQIGLPMLILLVITQQYLKRLHHAAHHVLERFALLLCIAVIWAFAAILTVAGAYNTAKAQTRVSCRTDSSYLMSSAPWIKVPYPFQWGTPIFRASHVFGMMGAALVSSAESTGAFFAAARLSGATPPPAHVLSRSIGFQGIGMLIEGIFGSVVGTTVSVENVGLLGLTHIGSRRVVQISCGFMIFFSIFGKFGAFFASIPLPIFAAIYCVLYGIVASVGISFIQFANTNSIRNIYVLGITLFLAISVQQYFVTNTAPDGHGPVKTDGGWFNDILNTIFSSAPTVAIIVGTLIDNTLEGKSKAVDRGLPWWGPFQNRKGDVRNDEFYRLPLRINEYMPTRFL